The following are encoded in a window of Stieleria sp. JC731 genomic DNA:
- a CDS encoding HU family DNA-binding protein encodes MAKAPPKAPTKTQIIANIAESTELSKKDVAAVFDALTDEIAREMGRSGSGQFTIPGLCKIQRKDVPAKPKRKGRNPADGSEIWLKPKPASKKVVIRPLKGLKEMI; translated from the coding sequence ATGGCTAAAGCTCCGCCGAAAGCACCCACCAAGACTCAGATCATCGCAAACATCGCTGAGTCGACCGAATTGTCAAAGAAAGATGTGGCTGCGGTCTTCGATGCATTGACTGACGAAATCGCACGCGAGATGGGCCGCAGCGGCTCGGGCCAGTTCACCATTCCCGGACTTTGCAAGATCCAACGTAAGGACGTTCCTGCAAAGCCGAAACGAAAGGGACGTAATCCAGCCGACGGTTCGGAAATTTGGTTGAAGCCAAAACCAGCCAGTAAGAAGGTCGTCATCCGACCTTTGAAAGGCTTGAAAGAAATGATCTAA
- a CDS encoding DUF3488 and DUF4129 domain-containing transglutaminase family protein: MNSEVIPAQRRDPKDPFALIPSARTRMYFHFAVLSAAGGVVLGLGQDASEIAVLSVFFALFGFLFVDYLRLIALPQLIGYIAMGAAAAYCIQDFWLLEQRGQTQMVSVALLLVLVQGILMMQRKSRRILEQLAVFCLLELVVAAIFNDAISFGLMVFPITMIGASALCLLGVIGIAENVESNLLPAIPPTPRTRLGRWVQRFGSVFRRQPQVDYPVAITSAETASFIDSSAGKWARLPLFVAGPAVILIASTFFYLLPRRIDPSKDAFSSPAMVGFDDEIRLEQLGKVMQNSKRALKVRLMDSKTDLPYVLKNGMYLRGKVLERYSVDYSTGRPIAKWVSSPLATPTQPRLPAGYEPQDPVRRKLFDRVSVEITCESMSRPALFAIAPYFASRETDADVMHVVDRWTLTRQSDSPPFPAMTYQFNTHTFQDGVQSELIPRARGWNIPDAKFALRTPFSNPRSASFTDSLRRYHRQLTAFDRRQMPTVGILADEVMSTIPDSERTVSRIAKEFSYFLATDSRFQYTLDLSAEPIPTMDPIEQFLAVDRKGHCQYFSSALAMMLRSVGIPCRVVVGYRTDEFNKIGGYYIARQQHAHAWVEALVAADQFPKSMLPAGSKLAESYWLRLDATPAASLFQQHQDRSGAQGLMNLANNFWEDYVVDMNRNRQNDSIQEAAQFEQMRSTYDTFWRQMKQNMNRFNFDRPNESYSVSGSLMMYVLAGACFVMSLFMLAKLRPKGFVIGWFDDVSRWFTGRRKKPGYAISIRFYADAIALLRRAGVERQEYETPDELLKRMEGRFPSLGVITKSFNDYRYGGRSEHDEAEIQNALNELRQRAQHG; this comes from the coding sequence GTGAATAGCGAAGTCATCCCAGCGCAGCGACGAGATCCCAAAGACCCCTTTGCGTTGATTCCGTCCGCGAGGACTCGCATGTACTTTCACTTCGCAGTGCTATCGGCTGCCGGTGGCGTCGTCCTGGGGCTGGGGCAAGACGCAAGTGAAATCGCGGTTCTTTCTGTCTTCTTCGCATTATTCGGATTTCTGTTTGTCGACTACCTGCGGTTGATCGCACTCCCGCAACTGATCGGGTACATCGCGATGGGAGCCGCGGCGGCCTACTGCATTCAAGACTTTTGGCTGTTAGAACAGCGTGGCCAAACTCAGATGGTGTCCGTCGCACTGCTGTTAGTGTTGGTGCAAGGCATCTTGATGATGCAGCGTAAATCTCGTCGGATTTTGGAGCAGCTTGCTGTTTTTTGTCTTCTGGAACTTGTCGTCGCGGCGATCTTCAACGATGCGATCAGTTTTGGGTTGATGGTGTTTCCGATCACGATGATCGGTGCCAGTGCCCTCTGCTTGCTTGGCGTCATTGGGATCGCAGAAAACGTCGAATCAAATCTGCTGCCGGCAATACCGCCGACACCTCGGACACGGCTGGGGCGATGGGTGCAGCGTTTTGGTTCTGTCTTCCGCCGACAACCACAAGTCGATTATCCGGTCGCGATAACGTCCGCCGAAACGGCGTCGTTTATCGATTCGTCTGCTGGGAAATGGGCACGGCTGCCGTTGTTCGTTGCGGGACCGGCAGTCATTCTGATCGCTTCAACGTTCTTCTATCTACTGCCCAGAAGGATCGATCCAAGTAAGGACGCCTTTTCATCTCCCGCGATGGTCGGATTTGACGACGAAATTCGACTGGAGCAACTTGGGAAGGTCATGCAAAATTCCAAGCGTGCTCTCAAGGTTCGATTGATGGATTCCAAGACGGACCTGCCGTACGTTTTAAAAAACGGCATGTATCTTAGAGGGAAAGTTCTCGAAAGGTATTCAGTCGATTATTCGACGGGACGACCGATTGCGAAGTGGGTTTCGTCTCCTCTCGCTACTCCGACGCAACCTCGATTGCCGGCTGGCTATGAACCACAAGATCCGGTTCGGCGAAAGCTGTTTGATAGGGTGTCGGTTGAAATCACTTGTGAATCGATGTCTCGCCCAGCTCTGTTCGCGATCGCTCCCTATTTTGCCAGTCGCGAAACTGATGCCGACGTGATGCACGTTGTTGATCGATGGACGTTGACCCGTCAGTCAGACAGTCCGCCGTTTCCCGCGATGACTTACCAATTCAATACGCACACATTCCAAGACGGTGTGCAATCCGAGTTGATTCCTAGAGCTCGCGGGTGGAACATTCCAGACGCAAAATTTGCGTTGCGAACGCCATTCTCCAATCCGCGGTCGGCTTCGTTCACAGATTCCCTTCGACGTTATCATCGCCAACTGACCGCTTTCGATCGCCGACAAATGCCGACGGTAGGAATCTTGGCCGATGAAGTCATGTCGACGATTCCTGATTCCGAGCGAACGGTGTCACGGATCGCAAAAGAGTTCTCGTACTTCTTGGCGACCGACTCTCGATTTCAATACACACTCGATCTGTCAGCCGAACCCATCCCGACGATGGATCCGATCGAGCAATTCTTAGCGGTCGATCGGAAAGGGCACTGTCAGTATTTTTCGTCTGCGTTGGCAATGATGTTGCGTAGCGTCGGAATTCCATGCCGTGTAGTCGTGGGGTATCGAACGGACGAGTTCAATAAAATCGGTGGGTACTACATTGCTAGGCAGCAGCATGCCCATGCATGGGTCGAGGCCTTGGTCGCGGCAGACCAGTTTCCAAAGTCGATGTTGCCCGCAGGATCCAAGCTGGCCGAATCGTATTGGCTTCGATTAGACGCGACACCGGCGGCGAGTCTTTTTCAACAGCATCAAGATCGTTCGGGTGCCCAGGGGTTGATGAACCTGGCCAACAATTTTTGGGAAGACTATGTAGTGGATATGAATCGGAATCGCCAAAACGATTCCATCCAAGAAGCTGCTCAGTTTGAGCAAATGAGATCGACCTACGATACGTTCTGGCGTCAGATGAAGCAGAACATGAATCGCTTCAATTTTGATCGACCAAATGAATCATACAGTGTCAGCGGATCGTTGATGATGTACGTGCTTGCTGGTGCTTGTTTCGTCATGTCACTGTTTATGCTTGCCAAACTGCGTCCAAAAGGGTTCGTCATTGGTTGGTTTGACGATGTCTCACGTTGGTTTACCGGTCGCAGGAAGAAACCTGGCTACGCGATCAGTATTCGCTTCTACGCAGACGCGATCGCTTTGTTGCGGCGTGCCGGTGTCGAGCGGCAAGAATACGAGACACCGGACGAACTGCTAAAGCGAATGGAAGGCCGCTTCCCATCGCTGGGCGTCATTACAAAGTCGTTCAATGACTATCGCTATGGTGGGCGATCCGAGCATGACGAGGCCGAGATACAGAATGCGCTCAACGAGCTTCGCCAACGGGCACAACACGGCTAG
- a CDS encoding DUF58 domain-containing protein, which produces MNYTAKETLDQGESLDIGETPDACEPSMPVTTKPKVPSHGKRTDRARVNRRQAAIGNGRGRRSGTVTVVRRVRFRDRLSRLGLHFLFVALFAIIGGSLRGFNLLLLLAGLLISVVIVQWRSAHAAIRRVVVSRKSFPGGHVGSELAVRYQVQNQSSYFPASFIQIEDRLVPYGVSEDDESWTVYCAVGTVAAKSTVETVARCRFANRGVFTLGPVVASTTFPFALTSSERMLADSQQVVYLYPRLLVLRDGWHRLLPPRSGGDGDRSTSGTNYFGSFYGLRPWQSGDHVRHIHWRTTARIGEPAVRQFEQNHRHQICLIVDGVIDGGGSVEGFEQVLSLAATMIDELSKAAIPLTLLVADLLSWEANSADPIQAGGLERNHGTDCRQMLERLAVSDAVVAIDERDPLIKVITESAKIVGRYDLVVISQRRFRDVMHPASELRTRQRSMPDWVSLMRRGRLTWLDIRSDEVRQYVHFADQSGNSMARTTPGRQASLVNGSEETVQ; this is translated from the coding sequence ATGAACTACACGGCTAAAGAAACCCTGGATCAGGGCGAAAGCCTCGATATCGGCGAAACCCCAGATGCTTGTGAACCCTCGATGCCAGTGACAACGAAACCCAAAGTCCCCTCTCACGGGAAACGGACCGATCGCGCGAGGGTTAATCGACGCCAGGCCGCAATCGGCAACGGACGCGGCCGACGAAGTGGGACCGTTACTGTAGTGCGCCGTGTTCGGTTTCGTGACCGTTTGTCCCGATTGGGACTGCATTTTTTGTTTGTCGCACTGTTCGCCATCATCGGCGGCTCGTTACGCGGATTCAATCTATTGCTGTTGCTGGCGGGACTGTTGATCAGTGTTGTCATTGTCCAGTGGCGTTCGGCACATGCCGCGATCCGCCGAGTCGTTGTGTCGCGAAAGTCTTTTCCGGGGGGGCATGTGGGTAGTGAGCTGGCAGTTCGCTACCAAGTGCAAAACCAATCCAGCTACTTTCCCGCTTCGTTTATCCAGATCGAAGATCGGTTGGTTCCCTACGGAGTCAGCGAAGATGATGAATCTTGGACCGTTTACTGCGCGGTCGGGACCGTCGCGGCAAAGTCAACCGTCGAGACTGTTGCAAGATGTCGATTTGCGAACCGAGGTGTATTCACGCTTGGCCCGGTCGTCGCATCAACAACATTTCCGTTCGCTTTGACGTCGAGTGAGCGGATGTTGGCCGATAGTCAACAAGTGGTCTATCTCTACCCGCGATTGCTTGTTCTTCGAGACGGGTGGCACCGTCTATTGCCACCGCGATCCGGTGGAGACGGCGATCGATCGACCTCCGGTACGAACTACTTTGGAAGTTTTTATGGTTTGCGTCCCTGGCAGTCGGGCGACCATGTTCGTCACATTCATTGGAGGACAACGGCTCGGATTGGCGAGCCTGCAGTTCGACAGTTTGAACAAAACCACCGACATCAGATTTGCTTGATCGTTGATGGCGTGATCGATGGAGGAGGCAGCGTCGAAGGATTCGAACAGGTGCTTTCTTTAGCGGCAACCATGATTGACGAACTTTCGAAGGCGGCAATCCCGTTGACTTTGTTAGTTGCCGACCTGTTGTCTTGGGAAGCAAATTCAGCCGACCCTATTCAGGCGGGTGGCTTGGAACGGAATCACGGAACAGACTGCCGACAGATGTTAGAACGCTTGGCGGTTTCCGATGCCGTCGTCGCTATTGATGAACGCGATCCTCTGATCAAGGTGATCACCGAATCGGCAAAGATTGTAGGACGCTACGATCTAGTCGTGATCAGCCAACGGCGGTTCCGAGACGTGATGCACCCGGCATCAGAACTGCGAACAAGACAACGTAGCATGCCCGATTGGGTATCTCTAATGCGGCGTGGACGTCTCACTTGGCTAGACATTCGCAGTGATGAAGTTCGTCAATATGTTCATTTCGCCGACCAATCGGGCAATTCGATGGCGAGGACCACGCCTGGTCGACAGGCTTCGTTGGTGAACGGAAGCGAGGAGACGGTTCAGTGA